A region of Sugiyamaella lignohabitans strain CBS 10342 chromosome A, complete sequence DNA encodes the following proteins:
- the RAM2 gene encoding bifunctional protein farnesyltransferase/protein geranylgeranyltransferase (Alpha subunit of farnesyltransferase and geranylgeranyltransferase-I; farnesyltransferase (RAM2-RAM1 heterodimer) catalyzes the addition of 15-carbon isoprenoid farnesyl to substrate proteins containing a CAAX consensus motif; type I geranylgeranyltransferase (RAM2-CDC43 heterodimer) catalyzes the addition of the 20-carbon isoprenoid geranylgeranyl to substrate proteins containing a CaaL consensus motif; required for membrane localization of Ras proteins and a-factor; GO_component: GO:0005953 - CAAX-protein geranylgeranyltransferase complex [Evidence IDA] [PMID 1400380]; GO_component: GO:0005965 - protein farnesyltransferase complex [Evidence IDA] [PMID 1763050]; GO_function: GO:0004662 - CAAX-protein geranylgeranyltransferase activity [Evidence IEA]; GO_function: GO:0004662 - CAAX-protein geranylgeranyltransferase activity [Evidence IDA] [PMID 1400380]; GO_function: GO:0004659 - prenyltransferase activity [Evidence IEA]; GO_function: GO:0004660 - protein farnesyltransferase activity [Evidence IEA]; GO_function: GO:0004660 - protein farnesyltransferase activity [Evidence IDA] [PMID 1763050]; GO_function: GO:0004661 - protein geranylgeranyltransferase activity [Evidence IDA] [PMID 2034682]; GO_function: GO:0008318 - protein prenyltransferase activity [Evidence IEA]; GO_function: GO:0016740 - transferase activity [Evidence IEA]; GO_process: GO:0007323 - peptide pheromone maturation [Evidence IDA] [PMID 1763050]; GO_process: GO:0018343 - protein farnesylation [Evidence IDA] [PMID 1763050]; GO_process: GO:0018344 - protein geranylgeranylation [Evidence IDA] [PMID 1400380]; GO_process: GO:0018342 - protein prenylation [Evidence IEA]), whose product MATTYDWSDLKAIPQNDGGKPLAPISYNAEYVAAMNLLRGVMAVEEYSERALALTAEVIEMNPAHYTVWEYRSRILKSIGKDIVPKDKRLVPDGDEDFDIVDFADWLNATSLDNPKNYQVWNYRQLLEPVRSDNPESKIFYLMELELVRDVISDDTKNFHAWSHLKWVVNRVSERYEESGGSSTISKADSDDKAQEKTAEESDFTEVFSLKGQLKFSDLFIEEDVYNNSAWSYRYFVHSQWGILSKVELAASEERFNEEINYVKERIALAPQNEAVWTYLVGIYDKYDHDAHPLDELESLCIQYAAADHIESSHALELLLRIYEQRQDKAKASAALDTLEKLLPMRSGYWEYKRRSLG is encoded by the coding sequence ATGGCAACTACGTATGACTGGTCGGACCTCAAGGCCATTCCACAGAATGATGGAGGTAAGCCCCTGGCCCCTATTTCATACAATGCAGAATACGTTGCGGCTATGAACCTGTTAAGGGGAGTAATGGCAGTTGAGGAATATTCGGAACGAGCGTTGGCATTGACTGCTGAAGTCATTGAGATGAATCCTGCTCATTATACAGTTTGGGAGTACAGATCCAGGATACTGAAAAGTATTGGCAAGGATATAGTCCCAAAAGACAAAAGACTCGTGCCGGACGGTGATGAAGATTTCGATATTGTGGACTTTGCGGACTGGTTAAATGCTACTTCTCTTGATAATCCCAAGAATTATCAGGTTTGGAACTATCGTCAACTGCTAGAACCTGTCCGTAGCGACAATCCCGAATCAAAGATATTTTACCTGATGGAACTGGAGCTTGTACGGGATGTGATATCAGATGATACCAAAAACTTTCATGCCTGGTCCCATTTGAAGTGGGTGGTTAACAGGGTCTCTGAGAGGTACGAAGAGAGCGGTGGATCATCTACAATATCTAAAGCAGACTCTGACGATAAAGCTCAAGAAAAGACTGCTGAAGAGTCAGATTTTACAGAAGTTTTCTCACTTAAAGGACAGTTGAAATTCagtgatttgtttatagAAGAAGATGTGTACAATAACTCAGCCTGGAGCTACAGGTACTTTGTTCACAGTCAGTGGGGCATTCTCAGTAAAGTCGAGCTCGCTGCTAGTGAAGAGCGGTTCAATGAGGAAATAAATTACGTTAAAGAGCGTATTGCTCTAGCTCCTCAAAATGAGGCTGTATGGACGTATCTTGTGGGCATATATGACAAATATGACCATGACGCCCATCCACTTGATGAACTAGAGTCCTTATGTATACAATATGCCGCTGCCGACCATATTGAATCGTCTCACGCACTTGAGCTACTTTTACGGATTTATGAACAACGACAAGATAAAGCAAAGGCCTCGGCAGCACTGGACACTCTCGAAAAACTACTGCCAATGAGATCCGGATACTGGGAATACAAACGACGCTCATTAGGTTAG
- the CHA1 gene encoding L-serine/L-threonine ammonia-lyase CHA1 (Catabolic L-serine (L-threonine) deaminase; catalyzes the degradation of both L-serine and L-threonine; required to use serine or threonine as the sole nitrogen source, transcriptionally induced by serine and threonine; GO_component: GO:0042645 - mitochondrial nucleoid [Evidence IDA] [PMID 15692048]; GO_component: GO:0005739 - mitochondrion [Evidence IEA,IEA]; GO_component: GO:0005739 - mitochondrion [Evidence IDA] [PMID 14562095]; GO_component: GO:0005739 - mitochondrion [Evidence IDA] [PMID 16823961]; GO_function: GO:0003941 - L-serine ammonia-lyase activity [Evidence IEA]; GO_function: GO:0003941 - L-serine ammonia-lyase activity [Evidence IDA] [PMID 7042346]; GO_function: GO:0004794 - L-threonine ammonia-lyase activity [Evidence IEA]; GO_function: GO:0004794 - L-threonine ammonia-lyase activity [Evidence IDA] [PMID 7042346]; GO_function: GO:0016829 - lyase activity [Evidence IEA]; GO_function: GO:0030170 - pyridoxal phosphate binding [Evidence IEA]; GO_process: GO:0006565 - L-serine catabolic process [Evidence IGI] [PMID 7042346]; GO_process: GO:0006520 - cellular amino acid metabolic process [Evidence IEA]; GO_process: GO:0006567 - threonine catabolic process [Evidence IGI] [PMID 7042346]), which produces MSIICENMTPTPTVLPSSELERPNPLPLPYIETPLIPSLYLSERVGCSVYLKLEQVQPSGSFKSRGLGNLVYETIRSSPFGSQFHFFSSSGGNAGCATAYAAKLYKQKCTVCVPISTPVAMVERIRRAGANVVVHGKYIADSDKYLREELIPSSDLPAVYCHPYDNELVWEGNSTLASEIVSQMSILGQKKPSAVICSVGGGGMFNGLVQGFQKANWQDVPILAVETEGCATLNKSIKSGGQQVRVEHPSTIARSLSTVSVTRETIDYAMHKHPTHSMTVSDAEAATACIEFANDHKLLIEAACGTALAPLYTNRIHEVVPGLSADSVLVVVVCGGTAVNWEILEQYSKEYGVPLY; this is translated from the coding sequence ATGTCTATTATTTGTGAGAATATGACACCTACTCCTACGGTTCTACCTTCATCTGAATTGGAAAGGCCCAATCCCCTGCCACTTCCTTATATTGAGACTCCTCTTATCCCCTCGCTATATTTATCAGAGAGAGTTGGTTGCTCAGTATACTTGAAGCTGGAACAAGTACAACCATCAGGCTCTTTTAAATCTCGTGGACTTGGAAACCTTGTCTACGAAACCATTCGCAGTTCTCCATTTGGTTCACAATTCCACTTTTTCAGTTCATCTGGGGGAAATGCTGGATGTGCAACCGCCTATGCTGCTAAGCTTTATAAACAAAAGTGCACGGTATGTGTACCTATTAGCACTCCAGTAGCAATGGTCGAGAGAATCAGACGTGCTGGTGCAAATGTTGTCGTACATGGCAAATATATTGCCGACTCCGATAAGTATTTGCGAGAAGAGTTGATTCCTTCTTCTGATTTACCCGCTGTTTACTGTCATCCTTATGATAATGAGCTTGTATGGGAAGGAAATTCTACTTTGGCAAGTGAGATTGTTTCTCAGATGAGCATTCTTGGGCAAAAGAAGCCCTCTGCTGTGATTTGCTCTGTAGGGGGCGGAGGCATGTTCAATGGTCTTGTCCAAGGCTTCCAAAAGGCTAATTGGCAAGATGTGCCTATTTTAGCAGTTGAGACTGAGGGGTGTGCAACTCTTAATAAATCTATCAAATCTGGTGGCCAGCAGGTTCGTGTTGAGCATCCCTCCACCATTGCAAGATCTCTTTCGACAGTTTCAGTCACTAGAGAAACTATCGACTACGCCATGCATAAACATCCCACCCATTCTATGACTGTCAGTGACGCTGAAGCTGCAACAGCCTGTATCGAATTCGCAAATGACCACAAGCTTTTAATTGAAGCAGCATGTGGTACTGCTCTGGCCCCTTTATATACAAACCGCATCCATGAAGTCGTGCCTGGTCTTTCTGCGGACTCTGTTCTGGTAGTAGTTGTCTGTGGAGGCACAGCTGTTAACTGGGAAATCCTTGAGCAATATTCTAAAGAATATGGAGTTCCTCTCTATTGA
- the NOG1 gene encoding Nog1p (Putative GTPase; associates with free 60S ribosomal subunits in the nucleolus and is required for 60S ribosomal subunit biogenesis; constituent of 66S pre-ribosomal particles; member of the ODN family of nucleolar G-proteins; GO_component: GO:0005730 - nucleolus [Evidence IEA,IEA]; GO_component: GO:0005730 - nucleolus [Evidence IDA] [PMID 11112701]; GO_component: GO:0005634 - nucleus [Evidence IEA]; GO_component: GO:0030687 - preribosome, large subunit precursor [Evidence IDA] [PMID 11583614]; GO_component: GO:0030687 - preribosome, large subunit precursor [Evidence IDA] [PMID 16861225]; GO_component: GO:0030687 - preribosome, large subunit precursor [Evidence IDA] [PMID 17443350]; GO_component: GO:0030687 - preribosome, large subunit precursor [Evidence IDA] [PMID 23212245]; GO_function: GO:0005525 - GTP binding [Evidence IEA,IEA]; GO_function: GO:0005525 - GTP binding [Evidence ISS] [PMID 11112701]; GO_function: GO:0000166 - nucleotide binding [Evidence IEA]; GO_process: GO:1902626 - assembly of large subunit precursor of preribosome [Evidence IMP] [PMID 22735702]; GO_process: GO:0006364 - rRNA processing [Evidence IMP] [PMID 12773575]; GO_process: GO:0042273 - ribosomal large subunit biogenesis [Evidence IDA] [PMID 16888624]; GO_process: GO:0042273 - ribosomal large subunit biogenesis [Evidence IMP] [PMID 17443350]; GO_process: GO:0000054 - ribosomal subunit export from nucleus [Evidence IMP,IPI] [PMID 12773575]; GO_process: GO:0042254 - ribosome biogenesis [Evidence IEA]), with translation MQLTWKDIPTIPNANEFLDVVLNRTQRKTPTVIRAGFKITRIRAFYMRKVRYTADGFSEKLQQIVDSFPNINEIHPFHRDLLDTLYEKNHYKVSLAAVSRAKSLVEQVSRDYVRLLKFGQSLFQCKQLKRAAMGRMATIVKRLKDALLYLEQVRQHLGRLPSIDPNTRTLLICGYPNVGKSSFLKSITRADVEVQPYAFTTKSLYVGHFDYKYLRFQAIDTPGILDRPTEEMNNIEMQSIYAIAHIRSCVLYFMDLSEQCGFSVADQVKLFHSIKPLFANKSVMVVINKIDLVKPQDLDEEKQALLKSMTATDGSMTVEILQASCHTEEGIMDVRNKACDKLLTARIEQKMKSSSRINSILNKIHVARPSPRDDVPVARDPFVPAGALERATSYDPEDPNRRRLQKDIEIENGGAGVFQPDYKDAYILEDEAWKHDIIPELLDGKNVYDFIDPEISAKLQALEEEEEKLEQQGFYDSDDDDMDNSEDEEIAAKAEWIRNKHKLMLNAARSKRTIKNRGGVIPRKLAKRTLSQMETHFDNIGVDASAVSTRARALAARAETATGQDVVMNQQEGPVIDTARIPKRDQSDRRYDGVGASKRSKAERLAKLDQRDRNRAARAGEGDRHTTASIPKHLFSGKRGMGKTQRR, from the coding sequence ATGCAGTTAACTTGGAAAGATATCCCTACCATTCCTAATGCCAACGAGTTCTTGGACGTTGTTCTTAACAGAACACAGCGTAAGACTCCCACGGTTATCCGTGCTGGTTTCAAGATCACTCGTATTCGTGCTTTTTATATGAGAAAGGTTCGTTACACAGCAGATGGATTCAGTGAGAAGCTTCAACAGATTGTCGACTCATTCCCCAATATCAACGAGATCCATCCTTTCCACAGAGATTTGTTGGATACTTTATATGAGAAGAACCACTATAAAGTGTCGCTAGCAGCAGTTTCTAGAGCCAAGTCTTTGGTTGAACAGGTTTCCAGAGATTATGTTCGTTTGCTTAAATTTGGTCAGTCTTTGTTCCAATGTAAACAGCTCAAGAGAGCCGCCATGGGTCGTATGGCTACTATTGTTAAGAGACTCAAGGATGctttattatatttagaACAGGTTCGTCAACATTTGGGTCGTTTACCAAGTATTGATCCCAATACTAGAACCTTACTTATCTGTGGTTACCCCAACGTCGGTAAGTCGTCATTCTTAAAAAGCATTACCAGAGCTGATGTCGAAGTTCAACCTTATGCCTTTACTACCAAATCGCTTTATGTTGGTCACTTCGATTACAAGTACTTGAGATTCCAAGCTATTGATACCCCTGGTATCTTGGATCGTCCTACCGAGGAAATGAACAACATTGAAATGCAGTCTATTTATGCTATTGCCCACATCAGATCATGTGTTCTTTACTTTATGGATCTGTCTGAGCAGTGTGGTTTCTCAGTGGCCGACCAAGTCAAACTTTTCCACTCTATCAAGCCTTTGTTTGCCAACAAATCGGTTATGGTTGTTATTAACAAGATCGATCTGGTCAAGCCTCAAGATCTTGACGAGGAAAAGCAGGCTTTGCTCAAATCTATGACTGCTACTGATGGATCCATGACTGTCGAGATTTTGCAAGCCTCTTGTCACACTGAAGAAGGTATCATGGACGTCCGTAACAAGGCCTGTGACAAGTTGCTTACCGCTCGTATTGAACAGAAGATGAAGTCGTCATCAAGAATTAATAGCATTCTTAACAAGATCCACGTGGCCCGTCCCTCTCCTCGTGACGATGTTCCTGTTGCTCGTGATCCATTTGTGCCTGCTGGCGCACTTGAACGAGCTACAAGCTACGACCCTGAAGACCCCAACCGCCGTAGATTGCAAAAGGATATTGAAATCGAAAATGGTGGTGCCGGAGTATTCCAACCTGACTATAAAGATGCATACATTTTGGAAGACGAGGCCTGGAAACATGATATTATTCCTGAGCTTCTCGACGGTAAGAATGTCTACGATTTCATTGATCCTGAAATTTCTGCCAAGTTGCAAGCTcttgaggaagaagaagagaagctCGAGCAACAAGGATTCTACGAttctgacgatgatgacaTGGATAACagtgaggatgaagagATTGCTGCCAAGGCCGAGTGGATCCGTAATAAGCACAAGCTGATGCTTAATGCTGCTAGATCCAAGCGTACCATCAAGAATAGAGGTGGTGTCATTCCACGTAAGCTGGCCAAGAGAACTCTGTCTCAAATGGAGACTCATTTCGACAatattggtgttgatgcttctgctgtttccaccagagccagagctTTGGCTGCTCGTGCTGAGACTGCAACTGGTCAAGATGTCGTCATGAACCAACAAGAGGGTCCTGTTATCGACACTGCCCGTATCCCCAAGAGAGATCAATCCGATCGTAGATATGACGGTGTTGGTGCCTCGAAGCGTTCTAAGGCCGAGCGTCTGGCCAAATTGGACCAACGTGACCGTAACAGAGCCGCCCGTGCCGGTGAGGGTGACAGACACACCACCGCTAGTATCCCCAAGCATTTGTTCAGTGGTAAGCGTGGAATGGGCAAGACCCAAAGACGTTAA